CATCCCCTGCGGCCACATTGCCTTCCATGGCAAGCCGGGACCATGCGGCGAGCAGGGCCCGGCCGTGGTCGACAGCGGACGGCAGGTCGTCGATCAGCTGCCACCCGGCGACCGCTCGCAGCAGGTCGGCATGGGCCCGTGGGTCACCCTGCTGATGACGAATCAGGGTGAGTTCGAGGCAGGTGGCTGTCGCGGCGACGTGATTGCCGCTCTTGTGCGCGGCGTACGCCGCCAGCGCCTGTGCTTCCAAGGTGTACGGGTGTTCGGCGCCGAAGGCTCGCGTGGTGTGCTCCTGCAACCTGAAGGCGAGCGCCGCCGCCCGCTCGGGCGCTCCGTTGTCGATGGCGTGGCCGATACGCGCGACGAGTTCGGCGAGTTCGTCCGGGACGAGCACCGGTGTATCTGCGTCGGTGCGTGGTGTGCCTTCGTCGGGCGGTGAGTCGGTCGAACGGCCGGGGACCAACGCCGTTCTGGCAGACGGCAGTTCGGCCGGTCGTTGTTCGACCAGGCTTGAATCTGCCGGACCCGGCCTCGCCGCGGGCAGGGGCTCCGCCTCGGTCAACTCCTGGTATCTCTCGTGCCGCACGACGCGGCTCGAACCGTCGGCGGCGACCTCGACGCGAGTGGCGTACCCCGCCCGCCGGTCGACGATCATGACCTCGACGGGTCCGCCCCTGGCCCGTGCCCGTCGCTGCATCGTGTCGAGCACGGCCACGTTGACCGGTTCGCCGTCCGGCAGGGGGAAGGGTACGCCGTCGACCGTCACACGGCCGTCGGGGGCGATGAACACCTCGGAGGCGATCACCCCCCGCTCGGCACCTTCCTGCCCATCGCGCCCCCACCGGACTTGCTTCCTGAGCACCCGATGACTCCTTCGCTGTTCTGATCACTGCCCACCGGTGGGCGACGGGTTGATGCTGTCGAGTGGCAGTGGGCTGATGGTGGGGTACGCGGATCCTTCGGGAACCTTGACGGCACCCGAGTACACGACGAACGAGCTCCTGACGCCGTAGACGTAGCTCTGCGCGCCGGAGTGGGCCGGTACGCCACCCGACTCTTTGACCGTGTCCAGGCCCACGTGGTAGGCGGCCAGGGTCAGGTCGAGGAGATCTCCCTCGACCTCGTTGTTGGCAACGAGTTCGTCGATGTGCTCGGCCAGTGAGCACATGTATCTGCCCTGCGCCATGATCGAGTCCGCTGCGTCCAGGGCCGAGGTCTTGTCGTTGTCGTCCTCGTCCTCGCCGAACTCCTCGAACTTGTCCGGGGGCAACTGGGAGATCCCCTCGGCCCCGTCGGGCCCGACGAGTCTCTCGTTGAACATCGACTCCAGCTGGATCTGCGAGGCGATGACGACCGGGCCGATCTGTGTGCATTCGGCCCCGGCGTTCTTGATGTACTCAAGGAACTCCCCGGGAACGCTGGGTTCGTACAACTCGCCCCGCCCGTCACCGCCGAACGCCTCGGCGACCTGGCTGCTGTCCCCTGTCGCACCGCCGGCGCCTCCTCCGCAACCGAAAATGTCGCAAATAATAACCAAAGGCAAGAAGAAGGTATAGATGATGAATACGATGATCGCCCCGATCAGGATGATCAGGATGATCAGGGGGAAAAGCATGAATCCAGAGAGAGCCGTACTCCCGGCGGCAGCCATGAGCACGGCGTTCCTGCTTTTGGTGGCCTGACCGCTGGTACCTCTACTCACACCCAGTCGCTCCCTTCATGTTCGCCCGCATCCCTTGGTTCCGAGCACTGCTGAACCAAGGCATGTGTTTTCCCGTAGTGGCTGCCCGACGGATCACCGCAGGCCCGCACCGGCGCAACGGACACAGCGTCCGATCAGTTCAATGCGGATCCGTCGCGACAGTTCAGAACCAAGGGAAGGGGTGGACGCTCATGGGTGTCCCACCGGCGCCGTCGGCCGGCCCGCAGATGTGGATTCGTGGACCGGCCGCTCGACAGGACGTCACTGCGACAGCTGTGCCGCGGCGCCCAGCGGCGAGGACCACGCGTCCCGATGCGGCCGCGCCCGCCCAACACGCGCCCTCGCCTCACCGGGGGCAGCCGGTCGCCTGGGTCAACGCACACGGCGGTGGCGGGGCGAGCACGCTCGCGCGGGTGCTGGGCGGCGCGGACCTGCGCCTTCGGTGGCCCGAACCGGCCCGGGGCGAACCAGGCGGAGTCCTGCTGGTGGCCCGTACGCATGCCGGTGGCATGCAGGCGGCATCCCAGGCACTGAACGTGCTGCGCACGGGGGAGCATCCAGCCGGGGTGCACCTCATCGCCCTCGTCCTCGTCGCCGACGCGCCGGGTCGTCTCCCGCGCTCACTCGGCCGACGCGTACGCGTGCTGCGTTCGGCGGCCGAAGTCCACCGTGTTCCCTGGATTCCGGCGTGGCGTCTCGGCGAGGAGGTGGATCCGCTGCCGAATGCGGTACGTGCGCTGGCGGAACTCGTTTCCAGCCCGTCCTCCGGACGAAACGCGGGACCGCGATGAGCCGCGCGCAATCCGTGACCGGCGACTTCGGGCCCAACGGGCAGTTCGATCCGAATCCCCAGGCGAGCGAACTGCTCGGCAACCTCGCCTGGATGGTGACGGCCGCCGCGGTCGCGGGAATCATCGTCGTCGGCATCCAAATGGCCCTGCAGCTGCGCCGCGGCGAGATGGGTGAAGGAGCCACCTACTTCCGAGGGCTTGTCATTGTCCTTGGCTCTTGCGTTCTCTGCGTCAGCGCGGGACCGCTCGTCAATTTCGTTATCATGCCTTACCTGCTTCGCTGACCGCACTTGAACATCCGACTTGTTTCGACATTGGAGCCCCGAATGAAGAACATCCTGCGAGACCTCTCCACTGCGGGCCAGAACTACCTGGCCACCGGTGAGGTCCCCTCCCCAAAGCGGCAGGCACCTCAATCCCTTGCCGACGCCATCGACACCGTGCTGGGAATCGCCAGTTGGGCCGGCACCGCCGCCGGTGTGGCGGGTGTCCTGGTCACCGGAGTCATGATGGCTGTGTCTGTAAAGGGCGGTCAGGGACAGGGTTCTGAGCACATGAGCCGCCTGGGCATGGTGATGGGAGGCTGTGTCCTCGTCTCCACCGCGGGGCCCATCGTCACATTCTTCTTTTCTCAGTGATCCTCCGTGAGAGAGATCACCAACATGTTTCGCTCCATACGGAAACGGGAGCCCGTCGAGGGACCTTTCTACAAGCAACGCGGCTGGATCAGCTCGGCCGGGTTCCTCGTCTTTCTCGTGGTCATGTCACTGGTGGCCCTCTCAAGTGGCAACACCACCGATACCTCCTCCAGGAAGGCGGGGATCGCGGCCGCCAGCCGGGAGATACTCTCCGGGCTCAGCGGCCCGCTGTCCCCCGGTGATCCGCAAGAGACCCGGGACGGTCGGGGAGATCGGCCGGAGAACTGCCGGACCGACGACCGGGACACTTCGCGCCCTACCACCACGCCGGCCGATCTACGGTGGCGTCAGCTCGTCGGCAGGATGGTTCCCACCTCGAGGTCGGCAGGGCCGCTGCACACCGACGAGTCCATCTGGTGGTGCTTCGCCCACACGCCCACAGGTGCGGTACTGGCGGCGCACGTCATTCCCGTCCAGCTGGGCGGCACCGCGTGGCGCACTGCCGCGGAGCAGCAGATCGTGCCCGGTGAGCCGCGCGACAAATTCGTCATCAGCAAGGCCGAGGCCGGGA
The Streptomyces sp. NBC_01723 genome window above contains:
- a CDS encoding DUF6668 family protein, translated to MWIRGPAARQDVTATAVPRRPAARTTRPDAAAPAQHAPSPHRGQPVAWVNAHGGGGASTLARVLGGADLRLRWPEPARGEPGGVLLVARTHAGGMQAASQALNVLRTGEHPAGVHLIALVLVADAPGRLPRSLGRRVRVLRSAAEVHRVPWIPAWRLGEEVDPLPNAVRALAELVSSPSSGRNAGPR
- a CDS encoding transglycosylase SLT domain-containing protein, which codes for MLFPLIILIILIGAIIVFIIYTFFLPLVIICDIFGCGGGAGGATGDSSQVAEAFGGDGRGELYEPSVPGEFLEYIKNAGAECTQIGPVVIASQIQLESMFNERLVGPDGAEGISQLPPDKFEEFGEDEDDNDKTSALDAADSIMAQGRYMCSLAEHIDELVANNEVEGDLLDLTLAAYHVGLDTVKESGGVPAHSGAQSYVYGVRSSFVVYSGAVKVPEGSAYPTISPLPLDSINPSPTGGQ